One stretch of Sporosarcina luteola DNA includes these proteins:
- a CDS encoding transglycosylase domain-containing protein: MKRTEHKQQQKQLNRKKKWSSIQKPIRILLLVMLLVVLGGLVKVNQLIASSDVSKLEVPEPRPTFIYDQNGEIVSKISNSNIEGVRLDQIPKELIEAVISVEDQQFYKHTGVNYFGIARAFTQNTLKGEVVAGGSTITQQLSKNAFLTQERTYSRKFKELFIAMKIERAYSKDDILERYLNQIYFGEGAWGVQRAAEVYFGKDVSELTLSESATLAGLIKAPTHLSPYKDMEKSMERRNIVLSLMKSEKYISQAEFDEAIGQEIVLADSTMPNYKGKYPYYIDHIIDEAVNKFGLTKNEVLSGGLHIKTALNPVIQDALEEVYEDESYFPESKPDQLIQSAAVFLDPKTGGITALVGGRGEYTYGRFNNATQLVRQPGSTLKPLVYTAALEQGYQISDMLVDEPININGYSPKNFDHRFRGQVTMYDAVAQSYNIPPVWLLHQIGIEKGVRAVERFGIPLDENDHNLGLALGGLHKGTSPLRMAQAFSAFPNNGVMMEAHAIVEIKDSEGEVIGKWREQSVEVTEAEVAQQMTYMLKGAVEEGTAQKAHLSGMDVAGKTGTTQLPFTGVDGSKDHWFVGYTPDIVGAVWLGYDKTDSEHYLTSTSSFTVPPIFGEVLSRSISELPTKKFDLPLIAKKQKELKEQKEKLREKEQKREKEKRKKEKEKEKDRKKREKKDKKEREKEREKREKREEKEQKKREKEKDKEKKRSHKSEEEDDDDDD; the protein is encoded by the coding sequence ATGAAAAGAACGGAACATAAGCAGCAACAGAAACAATTGAATAGAAAGAAGAAATGGTCTTCCATACAAAAGCCTATCCGGATACTATTACTTGTAATGCTACTTGTAGTCCTCGGTGGATTGGTCAAGGTGAATCAATTAATAGCATCAAGTGATGTGAGTAAACTAGAAGTACCTGAACCGAGACCGACGTTTATTTATGATCAAAACGGAGAGATCGTAAGTAAAATTTCAAATTCTAACATTGAAGGAGTTCGTCTGGACCAAATACCAAAAGAGTTGATTGAAGCAGTCATCTCCGTGGAGGATCAGCAGTTTTATAAACATACTGGGGTTAATTATTTTGGGATTGCCCGGGCATTTACTCAAAATACATTAAAAGGAGAAGTTGTTGCTGGTGGGAGTACAATCACTCAACAGCTTTCGAAAAATGCGTTTTTGACGCAGGAACGTACATATTCTCGTAAATTCAAAGAATTGTTTATCGCGATGAAAATTGAGAGAGCGTATTCGAAAGATGACATTCTGGAACGCTACCTGAATCAAATCTATTTTGGCGAAGGGGCATGGGGTGTTCAACGAGCTGCGGAAGTCTATTTCGGGAAAGATGTAAGCGAATTGACGTTGAGCGAATCTGCTACATTAGCGGGATTGATTAAAGCACCTACTCATCTATCTCCTTATAAGGACATGGAGAAGTCGATGGAACGACGTAACATTGTTTTATCGTTAATGAAAAGTGAAAAGTATATTAGTCAAGCAGAGTTCGACGAAGCGATCGGCCAAGAAATTGTGTTAGCTGATTCAACAATGCCTAATTATAAAGGGAAGTACCCATATTATATTGACCATATTATTGACGAGGCTGTTAACAAGTTCGGACTAACGAAAAATGAAGTGCTATCTGGAGGATTACATATAAAGACAGCGTTAAATCCTGTCATCCAAGATGCCCTTGAAGAAGTCTATGAGGATGAAAGTTACTTTCCAGAGAGTAAGCCCGATCAACTCATTCAAAGCGCTGCGGTCTTCTTGGATCCTAAAACGGGCGGCATTACCGCCTTGGTAGGGGGCAGAGGAGAATATACGTATGGACGCTTCAATAATGCGACCCAGCTCGTTAGACAGCCGGGATCGACCTTGAAACCACTAGTGTACACTGCTGCGCTCGAGCAAGGCTATCAAATTTCGGATATGCTCGTTGACGAGCCAATCAACATTAATGGCTATTCTCCCAAGAATTTCGATCATAGATTCAGAGGACAAGTGACAATGTACGATGCGGTCGCTCAATCGTATAATATCCCTCCCGTCTGGCTCTTGCATCAGATTGGAATTGAAAAAGGAGTGCGCGCCGTAGAGCGGTTCGGAATTCCGTTGGATGAAAATGATCATAATCTTGGCCTAGCATTAGGGGGCTTGCACAAAGGTACATCACCCTTGCGAATGGCTCAAGCTTTTTCTGCATTTCCGAATAATGGGGTCATGATGGAAGCTCATGCGATTGTAGAAATAAAAGATTCAGAAGGCGAAGTCATTGGCAAATGGCGTGAACAGTCTGTAGAAGTAACAGAAGCGGAAGTTGCCCAGCAAATGACCTATATGCTGAAAGGTGCTGTCGAAGAAGGTACAGCCCAGAAAGCTCACCTTTCAGGGATGGATGTAGCCGGTAAAACAGGTACTACTCAGCTGCCATTCACGGGTGTGGATGGATCAAAGGATCATTGGTTCGTCGGGTATACACCGGACATCGTAGGTGCAGTTTGGTTAGGCTATGATAAAACGGATTCCGAACATTACTTAACATCGACTAGTAGTTTTACAGTGCCGCCAATTTTCGGGGAAGTCCTATCCAGATCGATCAGTGAATTGCCTACGAAGAAATTTGATTTACCATTAATCGCGAAAAAGCAAAAAGAGCTAAAGGAACAGAAGGAAAAGTTGAGGGAGAAAGAACAGAAACGAGAAAAAGAGAAGAGGAAAAAGGAGAAGGAAAAAGAGAAAGACCGGAAGAAAAGAGAGAAGAAAGATAAAAAGGAAAGAGAGAAAGAAAGGGAAAAGAGAGAGAAGAGAGAAGAAAAGGAACAGAAGAAACGGGAAAAAGAGAAAGATAAAGAAAAAAAGAGAAGTCATAAGTCGGAAGAAGAAGATGATGATGATGATGATTGA
- a CDS encoding copper resistance D family protein, with amino-acid sequence MIWIYLTESLLYLCFSLLMGAFIIQFIPEKLKPTIHIPKRIIQLAVLGVVFFSAAPVLRVILFLYEDIGLFTTLESVLSGFEVGKAWNLTVILAIFFYLFVSLFPVLKSKALSGIALAFTLVLLFALGWASHAASLTEWSGFVFHSLHFLAVTVWIGILLIVGWCSKDLENWVSYLKWFTPLAIVCFLTIAGTGLFLMTLVINVNEYPDAWTVPYGQALLMKHLTIIPVLFFAFINGFWIRRKLKRQEQINPIPWLKFESILLFFTFVSTGMLGQQEPPHSIEITLAGSGPSAIFDYFYSGVIEPSMRLEFGLNTLNILFFIVAIIFMWLIMYSFRKKTPAVVPFFMGMFCVLSLYFGLMASIQ; translated from the coding sequence ATGATTTGGATTTATTTAACGGAAAGTTTACTGTATCTCTGCTTCTCGCTATTGATGGGCGCTTTTATCATTCAATTCATCCCGGAAAAATTGAAGCCTACTATTCATATCCCGAAGCGGATAATCCAATTGGCAGTATTGGGAGTTGTGTTCTTTTCGGCTGCTCCAGTGCTAAGGGTCATTCTGTTTCTATATGAGGATATCGGCCTGTTCACTACGTTGGAAAGCGTCCTGAGTGGTTTTGAAGTAGGAAAGGCATGGAATCTTACAGTCATACTTGCAATCTTCTTTTACCTTTTTGTGTCACTGTTCCCGGTTTTGAAGAGTAAAGCGCTGTCTGGTATTGCTCTCGCTTTCACTCTAGTCCTGCTTTTTGCATTGGGATGGGCAAGCCACGCTGCTTCGCTAACGGAATGGAGTGGATTCGTTTTCCATTCATTGCACTTTTTAGCCGTCACGGTTTGGATCGGAATCCTCCTGATCGTCGGTTGGTGTTCAAAGGACCTAGAGAATTGGGTTTCTTATTTAAAGTGGTTTACCCCTTTGGCGATCGTATGTTTTCTTACAATAGCAGGAACCGGTTTATTCCTTATGACATTGGTCATAAATGTGAACGAATACCCGGATGCCTGGACAGTACCATATGGACAAGCCTTATTGATGAAGCACCTGACGATTATTCCGGTTTTGTTTTTTGCTTTTATAAATGGATTTTGGATCAGGCGAAAACTGAAACGGCAAGAACAAATCAACCCAATACCTTGGTTAAAGTTCGAAAGCATTCTCCTGTTCTTTACGTTTGTGTCGACCGGCATGCTTGGACAACAGGAGCCTCCGCATAGTATTGAGATCACACTCGCGGGTAGTGGCCCTTCGGCTATTTTCGATTATTTTTATTCAGGAGTCATTGAACCTTCAATGCGTTTGGAATTCGGGTTAAACACGTTAAATATACTGTTTTTCATCGTAGCTATTATTTTTATGTGGCTGATCATGTACAGCTTTAGAAAAAAGACGCCTGCAGTAGTTCCTTTTTTCATGGGAATGTTCTGTGTCCTTTCTCTATATTTCGGGTTAATGGCTAGCATTCAATAA
- a CDS encoding threonine aldolase family protein, with protein MIRFESDYAEGAHKEILNRLLETNEDQTPGYGMDEYCERARGYIRNACDVENADVHFLVGGTQANTTIISSILRPHQGAVSAITGHIAGHETGAIEATGHKVLTLPSDDGKINAKQVKDLYDAHWNDATHEHMVQPGLVYISHPSENGTTYSKSELEELSEVCRECGLPLFMDGARLGYGLAAKDNDLSLKDIARLCDVFYIGGTKIGALFGEAVVITNDDLKKDFRYNIKQNGGLLAKGRLLGIQFETLFEDGLYNQISKHAVDLAIMIREAFVEKGFSLRYDSKTNQQFPIIPNDVLSKLSKKYSFSFWERVDDTQSVVRFCTSWATKKEYVEKLIEDIKSMDY; from the coding sequence ATGATACGTTTTGAAAGTGATTATGCAGAAGGTGCTCATAAAGAAATTCTGAATCGACTTCTGGAAACCAATGAGGATCAGACGCCTGGCTATGGTATGGATGAATATTGTGAAAGGGCCAGGGGTTATATCAGAAACGCTTGTGATGTAGAGAATGCGGATGTACACTTCTTAGTGGGCGGAACACAAGCAAATACTACGATTATCTCTTCCATATTGCGCCCGCATCAAGGAGCCGTTTCGGCAATTACGGGTCATATTGCAGGACATGAAACGGGAGCAATTGAAGCCACTGGACATAAAGTTCTTACGTTGCCGAGTGATGATGGAAAAATCAATGCAAAACAGGTAAAAGATTTATATGATGCTCATTGGAACGATGCCACACATGAGCATATGGTTCAGCCAGGTTTGGTTTACATTTCTCACCCTTCCGAGAATGGGACGACATATAGTAAATCTGAATTAGAGGAGTTAAGCGAAGTTTGTCGAGAATGTGGTTTGCCATTATTTATGGATGGAGCTCGATTAGGGTATGGCCTCGCTGCAAAAGACAATGATCTATCTCTAAAAGATATCGCCAGACTTTGTGATGTGTTCTATATCGGCGGTACGAAAATAGGAGCTTTGTTTGGAGAAGCGGTTGTCATTACAAATGATGACCTTAAGAAAGACTTTCGATATAACATCAAACAAAATGGCGGGCTGCTTGCAAAGGGGAGATTATTAGGAATTCAGTTTGAAACCTTGTTTGAAGATGGCTTATACAATCAGATTTCTAAGCATGCGGTGGACTTGGCGATAATGATTCGAGAAGCGTTTGTTGAAAAAGGGTTTTCATTAAGATATGATTCCAAGACAAATCAACAGTTTCCCATTATACCGAATGATGTGTTGAGTAAATTGAGCAAGAAATATTCTTTTTCCTTTTGGGAAAGAGTCGATGACACGCAAAGTGTTGTGAGATTTTGTACGAGTTGGGCTACAAAAAAGGAATATGTTGAAAAACTGATTGAGGATATTAAGAGTATGGATTATTAA
- a CDS encoding four-helix bundle copper-binding protein, with the protein MNTKYAETLKVILECVEECNTCFDACLKEEDVKMMAECIRLDRECADVCAFAAQAIMRNSPFTNKILELCAEVCDRCAEECAKHEADHCKRCAESCRKCAEACRQAVA; encoded by the coding sequence ATGAATACGAAATATGCAGAAACCCTAAAAGTGATTCTAGAATGTGTGGAGGAATGCAATACTTGTTTCGATGCATGTTTGAAAGAAGAAGATGTTAAGATGATGGCTGAATGCATTCGGTTGGACCGAGAATGTGCCGATGTTTGTGCATTCGCTGCGCAGGCGATAATGCGTAATAGCCCGTTCACAAATAAGATTTTGGAGCTTTGTGCAGAGGTCTGCGACCGTTGCGCGGAAGAGTGTGCTAAACATGAGGCAGACCACTGCAAACGCTGTGCCGAATCTTGCAGAAAATGCGCGGAAGCATGCCGTCAAGCAGTGGCGTAA
- a CDS encoding copper resistance CopC family protein — protein sequence MKRIIIAALILMFAFSASASAHTGLTSSTPSDGDIIADDIYEITLEFNTNIESTSTVKIFSENNEEITGNTIVNDNVMISGFNEPLDDGIYTVEWKIIGADGHPIQGTYSFEVNQEELNDPADSGESGETTNAPREVSVEKSEEQMVEVPSKIASNDLLVIILVVLFTIAGGFFGWIIGRRQK from the coding sequence ATGAAGAGGATTATAATTGCGGCACTGATATTAATGTTCGCATTTTCAGCGAGTGCCTCTGCACATACAGGTTTAACAAGTTCGACACCTTCCGATGGTGACATTATAGCTGACGATATTTATGAAATTACTTTGGAGTTTAATACAAATATCGAATCGACAAGTACTGTGAAAATCTTTAGTGAGAACAACGAGGAAATAACGGGAAATACGATAGTGAATGACAATGTGATGATAAGCGGATTTAACGAACCTTTAGATGATGGTATATATACAGTCGAATGGAAAATTATTGGTGCAGATGGTCATCCGATTCAGGGAACCTATTCATTCGAGGTAAATCAAGAAGAATTAAATGATCCCGCTGATTCTGGAGAATCTGGAGAAACAACTAATGCACCCAGGGAAGTGTCAGTAGAGAAGTCGGAAGAGCAAATGGTTGAAGTCCCTTCAAAAATTGCTTCGAATGATCTTCTAGTGATAATACTTGTCGTCTTATTTACAATAGCCGGTGGATTTTTTGGCTGGATCATAGGAAGAAGGCAAAAATAA